The Gloeocapsa sp. PCC 73106 DNA segment GGCTTTTCCTTCTTTAATCCATCTTCTGGCGCGACTAGGTTTGGTCGGCATTAAAGGTTGATTGTCTTTTGAGATTACGGGTACTCTTTGCATGGGAGATAATCCTCAAGAGTTGAGTTTTTGTCCCTTCGCCCACCTAACTAACCATTTCCTGTCTTTAGCAGCACCCGACCAATCGGGTTTAGAAGTGATCCGAACTAGGGAAGTATTCGGAAGTCTGTGGGATGGTTAGGCTCTGGGGCTATTCACCGCTTACGTCGACCAAATTGGTTTGGTCAATCCCCGTCCCTTTCAGTGCGGGGTTGGTGAAATATGTCTCAAATCAAGTTTAGCCCAATACGGCGAGGTTACCCACCAAATAACGCTAGAGAGACTGACGCCGCAAAAAGTTGATAATTTTGGGGTTAATTTCCTCAAACCAGTGTTCTTGGGGATAATGCTTGGCTAAAGGTAATTTCCTGAACTCTAAGTTAGCATTGCTCTGGGCTAGGTTTTCGATGCTGTCGGAATTTAACCAAGGATCCGCCATTCCCCAGAGTATGAGGGTGGGTTTAGTCCAAGTTGCTAAGCCTAATTCTATCTGATTCAGGGATTGAGTTAGTTGTAGGTTTCTGGTGGCGGTCATGAGCGATCGCCCTGCGGCGGAGTTACGTAGAAAAGGTTGGCGATATTGGGCTAAATCTGGTTCGTTGATCACAAAACCACTGCCTTTTTCCAGGGTGCGATCGATGAGTAGGGGATCTTGGGTCAACATTTCTCCTGCTAGGGGAATAGTCCATTGTCCCATGCTCCAGGGAAGTTTAGCGCTCTTTACTAGGGGTGTGTTGAGGATAATCAGACGGTGAATCGCTTCTGGATGAGTTAAAGCGTATTGAATCCCCACAGAAGCTAAAAACCCCTGCACTACTAGGGAGAAGTAGCTCAAGTCGAGGGTGGTGAGCAATTCAGTTAAGGCGTTGAGATAAGCTTGGGGAGTGTAGTCAAAATCGCGGTGATCGGGTTTAGCAGAAGCGCCAAAACCTAACCAATCGGGTGCGATCGCGCCAAATCCTGCTTTAGCTAGTTCTGGGAGAATCTTTCGCCAGGTGTAACTGTGGGCGGGTATCCCATGTAATAGGAGTATGGGGGGATCTTCGCAGCTTTGTGGCGTTTGTCGTAGGTACCAGCTTAGTTTTCCTACTGGTAGAGTAGTTTCTGTAATGGTCACTTTTTTGGTTATTTTTTATTAGTAATGATTGCCCGATTGACGGTGGTGTACCGCTGTTAATCCTTCGGTGTTAAAGACCTTACCTGTTTGAGCGATCGCATAAATTAACCAATGATCGCCGCACTCTAAGCGTTGAGACACGGTACATTCAACATAAGCTAAAGCATCTTGAAGAATGGGACAACCGTTAGGGGCGATCGCCATGTCCACTCCCTCGAAGCGATCTTCTCCTGGTGCGAAGGGTTTGAGAAAATGCTTCATTAACCCTAGGTGTTTCCCTTGTTCGAGAACATTTAACACAAAAACACTACCACTATATAATAAAGATTCAATCGCCCTTTCTTTAGCCACCGCTATGGTTAATCCAGGAGGGTTAAATGTAGCCTGAGATACCCACGAAGCCAACATACCCCCTTTGACCTCACCGTTGACCGTAGTCACCACACAGAGAGAACCCACTACCCTACCCAAAGCTTGCTGAGTCCGATCAGCTAGGGAAGCGTTTACCGATGGTTTAGGTTTAGAGGCTTTAAGCTGTTTTTTCAAAGCTTGGGCGAAGTCTGTACCCGCTTCTTCGCAGGATTTGAGAACCACTTCGGTGGGTTTAAATTTAACGCGAATGGTGTCTATACCAAAGCGATATCCCCCATCTCGTAGTTTTCCTTCTAAAATATCGATCGCCTCTCCACTCCAACCATAGGAACCAAATACCCCAGTGAGTTTGTTTTTAGACGCCGTAGCTAGGGTAATACCTAAGGCGGTTTGAATTTGAGTAGGGGGATGTCCTCCCAAAGTAGGGGAACCAAAGATGAAGCCTTCAGCTTGAGTT contains these protein-coding regions:
- a CDS encoding RRXRR domain-containing protein, with translation MQRVPVISKDNQPLMPTKPSRARRWIKEGKA
- a CDS encoding alpha/beta fold hydrolase; this encodes MTITETTLPVGKLSWYLRQTPQSCEDPPILLLHGIPAHSYTWRKILPELAKAGFGAIAPDWLGFGASAKPDHRDFDYTPQAYLNALTELLTTLDLSYFSLVVQGFLASVGIQYALTHPEAIHRLIILNTPLVKSAKLPWSMGQWTIPLAGEMLTQDPLLIDRTLEKGSGFVINEPDLAQYRQPFLRNSAAGRSLMTATRNLQLTQSLNQIELGLATWTKPTLILWGMADPWLNSDSIENLAQSNANLEFRKLPLAKHYPQEHWFEEINPKIINFLRRQSL